The Mya arenaria isolate MELC-2E11 chromosome 16, ASM2691426v1 genome includes a window with the following:
- the LOC128221062 gene encoding centrosomal protein kizuna-like isoform X3: MQELDVSTQSFSQKESIHYSNNNLSKLRAVKLQSYWKRICEDEKRSRARNAQLLRDMDRMEANMASLEARREKLRHMKQQYFDYIERTYPQWLELVHQKKQEYMQQHQQHQQQQYQQQQHYQQQQQQREQQIYQQQVQQQQQQQQQQQVYSQQSRPSPQGSNQATPTHPHRDSPQTNPKHQEAFLTQVSYGDENGESDVDAPPLPSSPPPPAPAAFGGAPQGNYSREAPEREYTNLKDIRREPERKTNVSMPQSVTVHMPSVQTDAGSPVKGGRPDSAGRSWLGAERDNSIHSVSYSEEVDMPINQPVQSVTVRQKNEPVQNPSAMSMDPVSDEDVSDFEEEPDLPSGAGENRGGAKPPSPTPEQDEDEISDQPPSPVHAEITMSGLMGLLAYVETDLQEALALEGYYRTRNPDENYRKHVIHKANSNGDLSSLDGELVSMVILQQLTLVGHRLPGGCMLSDTLLLQPGLTEANIRDNLHRDAKSLWSRLLEHFLLLVRGRVMGTREVAHVFVPCLLHELSHYQEQAVRLLEDILEGLLRSGTGPVHNGAGRTSPGPGDSITLDTARSSQQGQVVYENLNYAVPRLKFGSLVDSKRFSDDESSMITQSMATDNGPKVPLNETEAYRSLVSGTLPRQQVAPQHDDTDNSDNELEKQVASTLSPRSTGSKPRTDPPVEVPTSAPLEESHDLSHDESHEQEPLSDLSSPLGPPVYVPTGAPTGMQQQSTLKSVLGSTGGSSQQRKLAGMISSDLDTDTEVDIGQMTQKKEEDDDDFYEFYG, translated from the exons CAACAGTACTTTGACTACATAGAGAGAACTTATCCCCAGTGGCTGGAGCTTGTTCATCAGAAGAAGCAGGAATACAtgcaacaacaccaacaacaccaacaacaacaatatcagcaacaacaacactatcagcaacaacaacaacagaggGAGCAACAGATCTACCAGCAACAG gtgcaacaacaacaacagcaacaacagcagcagcaggtCTACTCTCAGCAGTCCCGTCCCAGTCCCCAGGGGTCAAACCAGGCCACGCCCACCCATCCTCATAGGGACAGCCCACAGACCAATCCCAAACACCAGGAGGCTTTCCTTACACAG GTTTCTTATGGTGATGAGAATGGAGAGTCTGATGTGGATGCTCCGCCCCTCCCCAGTTCTCCCCCTCCCCCTGCTCCTGCTGCCTTTGGTGGGGCCCCACAGGGGAACTACTCCCGTGAGGCACCTGAGAGGGAATATACAAACTTGAAGGATATAAGGAGAGAACCTGAG CGAAAGACCAATGTCTCCATGCCTCAGTCAGTGACCGTCCATATGCCGAGTGTTCAAACTGACGCGGGCTCCCCAGTGAAAGGTGGGCGCCCAGACAGTGCAGGAAGGAGCTGGCTGGGGGCGGAGCGAGACAACAGCATACACAGTGTCAGTTATAGTGAGGAGGTAGACATGCCCATTAACCAGCCAGTACAGAGTGTCACTGTGAGACAGAAGAATG agCCAGTCCAGAATCCCTCAGCAATGTCAATGGACCCGGTGTCTGATGAAGATGTTAGCGACTTTGAGGAAGAACCTGACTTACCCAGTGGGGCAGGGGAAAATAGGGGTGGGGCCAAACCTCCCTCACCCACACCCGAACAGGATGAGGATGAAATCTCAGACCA GCCTCCAAGCCCAGTCCATGCAGAAATCACAATGTCAGGCCTTATGGGGCTGCTGGCTTACGTAGAGACAGATCTGCAGGAGGCACTGGCACTGGAAGGATACTATCGGACACGTAATCCAGATGAGAACTACCGCAAACATGTCATACA CAAGGCCAACAGTAATGGGGATCTTTCAAGTCTTGACGGTGAATTGGTAAGCATGGTCATACTACAACAGTTAACCCTAGTTGGGCACCGGCTTCCAGGTGGATGTATGCTTTCTGACACTCTCCTGCTGCAACCTGGGCTTACTGAGGCAAACATCAG AGATAATTTGCATCGTGATGCAAAGTCCCTGTGGTCCCGCCTCCTTGAGCATTTCCTGCTGCTGGTGCGTGGCCGTGTAATGGGGACACGGGAAGTTGCTCATGTGTTTGTACCCTGTCTTCTCCATGAACTCTCACACTACCAAGAACAG GCAGTAAGATTGCTAGAGGATATTCTCGAGGGCCTTCTCCGCTCAGGGACTGGGCCAGTACACAACGGGGCGGGGCGGACATCCCCTGGGCCAGGAGATAGCATTACCCTGGACACCGCCCGCTCCAGTCAGCAGGGACAAG TTGTATATGAAAACCTCAACTATGCAG TTCCACGTCTCAAGTTTGGCAGTCTTGTTGATAGCAAGCGTTTCAGTGACGATGAATCGAGCATGATCACTCAAAGCATGGCCACAGATAATGGTCCTAAAGTGCCGCTCAATG AGACAGAGGCTTACAGGAGCCTAGTGAGTGGCACACTGCCCCGCCAGCAGGTGGCGCCACAACATGACGACACAGACAACTCGGACAACGAGCTAGAGAAACAGGTGGCCTCCACCCTCTCTCCTCGCAGTACCGGCAG TAAACCCCGTACTGACCCCCCAGTAGAAGTCCCCACTAGTGCCCCTCTAGAGGAGTCACATGACCTGTCACATGATGAGTCACATGAGCAGGAGCCTCTGTCTGACTTGAGTTCCCCTTTGGGGCCTCCTGTGTATGTTCCAACAGGGGCTCCCACAGGGATGCAACAACAAAG CACCTTGAAGTCTGTGCTGGGATCTACAGGGGGCTCCAGCCAACAAAGGAAACTGG CGGGGATGATCAGCTCAGATCTCGATACAGACACAGAGGTGGATATTGGACAAATGACACAGAAGaaagaagaagatgatgatgacttTTATGAATTCTACGGCTGA
- the LOC128222615 gene encoding ADP-ribosylation factor K-like encodes MGGVCSGYSVPKKVLLMGPKGSGKTTLLYGWCLPGQETMAVPTQSFNVEMVYGVRNGQMLLMWDISDISRRRQFYHGTEALVYLLDASELSNLQEVQADLRVLLRDRDMKGLPLLFVLSKADLNNMYSIPSIEKELDLENIAADRKYDWATIRQDEPTTFQVALQKLCSLVYSK; translated from the exons ATGGGTGGGGTATGTAGTGGTTATTCAGTTCCAAAGAAGGTACTTCTCATGGGACCGAAAGGATCag GCAAGACCACCTTGCTGTATGGCTGGTGTTTGCCAGGTCAGGAGACTATGGCGGTGCCCACACAGAGTTTCAATGTTGAGATGGTGTACGGGGTGCGCAATGGGCAGATGCTTCTCATGTGGGATATCTCCGACATATCACGGCGTCGACAGTTCTACCATGGCACTGAAG CACTGGTTTACCTCCTCGATGCCAGTGAGCTCAGTAATCTGCAGGAAGTACAGGCCGACCTCCGAGTCCTGCTAAGGGACCGCGACATGAAGGGCCTCCCGCTGCTCTTTGTGCTCAGCAAGGCCGACCTTAACA ATATGTACTCAATACCAAGCATCGAGAAGGAGCTAGATTTGGAAAACATAGCGGCAGACAGAAAATACGACTGGGCAACAATACGACAAGATGAACCCACAACATTCCAGGTTGCCTTACAAAAACTATGCAGTCTTGTTTACTCAAAATGA